The following proteins are co-located in the Chloroflexota bacterium genome:
- a CDS encoding ATP-binding protein produces the protein MARTEDLVISSDLDQLPRVLDFVREACRLAAMSNDDAFACELAADEACTNIMEHAYGSSGDGKIRIQCRCEEDRFFLIFRDRGEPFDPALVKEPNLGSDLMEREVGGLGLHFIRSLMDEISFEFNELEGNTLIMVKRLGPGT, from the coding sequence ATGGCGCGAACTGAGGACCTGGTCATCAGTAGCGATCTGGATCAATTGCCTCGGGTTCTCGATTTCGTGCGCGAGGCCTGTAGGCTTGCAGCCATGTCGAACGACGATGCATTTGCATGCGAACTGGCGGCAGATGAGGCATGTACCAATATCATGGAGCATGCCTACGGAAGTTCCGGCGATGGAAAGATTAGAATCCAGTGCAGGTGTGAGGAAGATCGATTTTTTCTTATCTTCAGGGATCGAGGCGAGCCCTTTGATCCAGCCTTGGTCAAGGAACCAAACCTGGGCAGCGACCTGATGGAACGGGAAGTTGGGGGACTTGGATTGCATTTCATACGCAGCCTGATGGATGAAATCAGTTTCGAGTTCAATGAACTTGAGGGAAATACGCTCATCATGGTCAAGAGATTGGGGCCAGGCACTTAG
- a CDS encoding GAF domain-containing protein: protein MDPEPNQQNLYLAELSALTEAGLAILRSQLDIDGLCELVYEHVARVVDVQGFHLGLFEKENFDIKVWVQEGQRRSPVSFPLAENEGIIGWMRSSQQALLVRDFDSEMEGLPARPSYQAQKPPRSAMFVPLVAGDRVVGTMSVQHPNPNAYSDDDLEILGIIANQAASAIVNARLFETVQNRAEQLEAIGEVARTITAVLDLDELLTTVVELVRERFSYYHVQIFLVEDESHRAIFRASSGHNLNKLWLEQGRSQPFGEGIIGWVAETGQPLVSNDVTTEPRYIADDPRLLPGTQSELAVPLKIEDRVIGVLDVQSTALDAFGQDDLFVFDALANQVAVAVDAAWSYRAQQEEAWITTVLLQVAEAANQVETLDDVLGSVTRLVPMLTGVSSCAVWLKNEELDEPVLAAAHGFETPWQEVSESLRFDTSEDTEPFLVLLRQRGQSLELSIDDDFLLPRELRQALPGDKVVLLPLLAQNQQIGALMVSLDSQEVPIRLHGKRLAMLSGIANQAAAAIESVRLASAREEQAWISWALLEISRAIGNASSVEEMLDHVVRLTPLLSGIDRCAVLLWDPEAEEYWIANAYSGRGVSQPSVLEWRLKPGDFTALDMAIAERRLQRVDDPADSELVPSAWNDLVGSKTLMVLPLLVQDQVYGALMVDDIEVRHKMSEYRQDILAGISQQVALSLENFHLQKQEEERIRLGQELQVAQSIQASFLRQAIPVIQGYELAHTWQPANEVGGDFFDFIPLSDGRVGLLMADVADKGVPAALFMAISLTLLRISAHNYRSPKEMLDRANHLVHANNDADMFVTTWYGILDPEKHQIIYANAGHSLALHVRASDGDMRQLRPPGFPLGILESLESLQETATLAPGDLLVLYTDGVVDALDPDGDEFGQDRLEGVLFGHRHESAQQIVDAVVAAVRSHARGHPYTDDLTLAVLKHLEN from the coding sequence TTGGACCCAGAACCGAATCAACAGAACCTTTATCTGGCCGAACTCTCCGCGCTGACTGAGGCGGGGCTGGCTATTCTTCGGTCCCAGCTTGATATCGATGGACTCTGTGAGCTCGTATACGAGCACGTTGCCCGGGTCGTCGATGTCCAGGGATTCCATCTCGGTCTGTTTGAGAAAGAGAATTTCGATATCAAGGTATGGGTGCAGGAAGGGCAGCGGCGTAGTCCTGTTTCCTTTCCTTTGGCGGAAAACGAGGGGATCATCGGGTGGATGCGAAGCAGCCAGCAGGCGCTTCTCGTTCGCGATTTCGATTCCGAAATGGAAGGCCTGCCTGCCCGGCCAAGCTATCAGGCGCAAAAACCGCCTCGCTCAGCCATGTTTGTGCCACTGGTTGCCGGCGATCGAGTGGTTGGCACCATGTCGGTTCAGCATCCCAACCCCAACGCTTACAGCGATGACGATCTGGAAATCCTGGGCATCATCGCCAACCAGGCGGCCAGCGCCATAGTCAACGCGCGACTGTTTGAAACCGTCCAAAACCGAGCCGAGCAACTGGAAGCTATTGGGGAGGTAGCCCGCACCATAACCGCCGTGCTGGACCTGGACGAACTGCTTACCACCGTGGTTGAGTTGGTTCGTGAACGGTTTAGCTACTATCACGTCCAAATCTTCCTGGTAGAGGATGAATCCCATCGGGCGATTTTCCGTGCAAGCAGCGGCCATAATCTCAATAAACTGTGGCTGGAGCAGGGGCGCAGCCAACCGTTTGGCGAGGGAATCATCGGCTGGGTGGCCGAAACGGGCCAACCTCTTGTGTCCAATGATGTGACGACGGAGCCTCGCTATATCGCCGACGATCCGCGATTGCTGCCCGGTACCCAGTCCGAACTGGCAGTTCCCCTCAAAATCGAGGACAGGGTAATCGGTGTTTTGGATGTTCAGAGTACAGCGCTGGATGCCTTTGGGCAGGACGACTTGTTTGTATTTGACGCTCTGGCCAACCAGGTGGCGGTGGCTGTGGACGCGGCCTGGTCGTATCGTGCCCAGCAGGAGGAGGCCTGGATTACTACCGTGCTTCTCCAGGTGGCAGAGGCCGCCAACCAGGTCGAGACCCTGGATGATGTTCTGGGCAGCGTTACACGGCTCGTGCCAATGTTGACAGGCGTCAGTAGCTGCGCCGTCTGGCTTAAAAACGAGGAGTTGGACGAGCCTGTGTTGGCTGCAGCTCATGGCTTCGAGACACCCTGGCAGGAGGTCAGTGAGTCGTTGCGCTTCGATACATCGGAGGATACCGAGCCATTTCTCGTGTTGTTGCGGCAGAGGGGCCAATCCCTTGAGCTTTCGATCGACGATGACTTTCTATTGCCACGGGAATTGCGCCAGGCGCTTCCGGGTGACAAAGTGGTCCTGCTGCCCTTGCTGGCCCAGAATCAACAGATTGGTGCCCTGATGGTCAGTCTCGATAGTCAGGAGGTGCCGATCCGCCTGCATGGTAAACGCCTTGCCATGTTGTCTGGCATTGCCAATCAGGCCGCAGCAGCCATCGAAAGCGTGCGCCTGGCCTCGGCCCGGGAAGAGCAGGCGTGGATATCGTGGGCGTTGCTGGAGATTTCCCGCGCCATTGGCAATGCATCCTCCGTCGAGGAGATGCTGGATCACGTGGTGCGGCTGACGCCACTGCTCTCGGGAATCGACCGATGTGCCGTTCTATTGTGGGACCCTGAAGCGGAAGAATACTGGATTGCCAATGCATACTCAGGACGGGGCGTGTCACAGCCCAGTGTCCTGGAATGGCGGCTAAAACCGGGCGACTTCACCGCTCTCGATATGGCGATCGCTGAAAGACGCCTCCAGCGTGTTGACGATCCGGCCGATAGTGAGCTTGTGCCCTCTGCATGGAACGATCTGGTGGGCAGCAAGACCTTGATGGTGTTGCCGTTACTGGTTCAGGACCAGGTGTATGGCGCGCTCATGGTGGACGATATCGAGGTTCGCCACAAGATGAGCGAATATCGACAGGACATACTCGCGGGTATCAGCCAGCAGGTGGCTCTGTCTCTTGAAAACTTCCACCTTCAGAAACAGGAAGAGGAGCGCATACGATTGGGGCAGGAATTACAGGTGGCCCAATCCATCCAGGCCAGCTTCCTCCGGCAGGCGATACCTGTGATCCAGGGTTACGAACTGGCACACACCTGGCAGCCGGCCAACGAAGTAGGGGGAGACTTCTTCGACTTCATTCCACTTTCGGATGGACGGGTTGGTCTGCTCATGGCAGATGTTGCCGACAAAGGGGTGCCGGCAGCCCTGTTCATGGCGATCTCTCTCACATTGCTGCGAATATCGGCTCACAACTACCGGTCGCCGAAAGAGATGTTGGATCGGGCCAATCACCTGGTCCATGCCAACAACGATGCCGACATGTTTGTGACGACGTGGTATGGGATTCTGGATCCGGAGAAGCACCAGATCATCTATGCCAATGCCGGACACAGCCTGGCATTGCATGTACGGGCAAGTGATGGTGACATGCGTCAACTGAGACCGCCCGGCTTTCCACTGGGGATTCTGGAGAGCCTGGAGTCGCTCCAGGAGACAGCGACTCTGGCGCCGGGCGATCTTCTCGTGCTCTACACCGATGGTGTCGTCGATGCCCTGGATCCGGATGGTGACGAGTTCGGACAGGACCGTCTGGAGGGTGTGTTGTTTGGTCATCGACATGAGTCTGCTCAGCAAATTGTCGATGCAGTGGTAGCAGCTGTGCGGTCCCATGCCAGGGGTCATCCTTATACTGATGATCTCACGCTTGCTGTACTAAAGCACCTGGAGAACTGA
- the rpsO gene encoding 30S ribosomal protein S15 has product MPLSTIEKNSITKEYQVHPSDTGSPEVQVALLTLRINQLIEHLKAHKHDEASRRGLLKLVGQRRRHLAYLSHKDQQRYRLLIERLGLRK; this is encoded by the coding sequence GTGCCACTTAGTACGATAGAAAAAAACAGTATCACGAAGGAATACCAGGTACATCCTAGCGATACCGGTTCGCCTGAGGTTCAGGTTGCGCTGCTGACGCTGCGCATTAATCAGCTCATTGAGCACCTGAAGGCTCACAAACATGATGAGGCATCTCGCCGGGGATTGCTCAAGCTGGTTGGACAGCGGAGGCGCCACCTGGCCTATCTTAGCCACAAGGATCAGCAACGTTATCGTCTGCTGATCGAACGGCTCGGGTTACGGAAGTAG
- a CDS encoding polyribonucleotide nucleotidyltransferase: protein MSIQEIQYTSRIGDHEIVVETGTLAQLAGGEVTISSGDSVLLATATASKKPREGIDFFPLSVDFEEKLYAAGRIPGSFFRREGRPSEGAILTARLTDRSLRPLFPKGMRNEVQVIITALSSDGENLLDVLAINGASCAMTISNVPWNGPVGAVRVGYIDGELVLNPTASEMKNSTMDLRVTGTEDAILMVESGSDEVPEELIVEALRFAHEGMQDIIQMQNRMRDDIGKAKFSFEVPESNTELFETVGSQVGSRMEEILTGGYLKEERGAKLGELRLELEETLGETYESSDIAKAFDSLVKLGVRELILSQGLRPDGRKSDEIRSISSAVGILPRTHGTGLFTRGETQVLTVATLGTPREAQDLDTLAPEDSKRYIHHYNFPPYSTGETWFMRGPKRREIGHGALAERALLPMIPPREEFPYTLRLVSESLSSNGSTSMASVCGSTLALMDAGVAIQAPVAGIAMGLISDQENGRYAILSDIQGMEDHLGDMDFKVAGTEHGITALQMDIKIAGLTTEVMAEALEQARLGRLYILGKMLETLPEARETMSPYAPRIITLKIDPEKIGKVIGPGGKMIRALQEEYEVKIDIDDDGLVYVAAPDGTKIQGAITQIEALTEEAEIGRVYTGTVVRTENYGAFVQILPGVDGMVHISQLADYRAPSVEDVVKVGDEVMVMVIDIDPSGKIKLSRQAVLEGWTAEEARQRDRKGSSRGRSRSSGGGYSDSGRGSQGDRRPRRR, encoded by the coding sequence ATGAGTATTCAAGAAATACAATACACCAGCCGGATCGGCGACCACGAGATCGTGGTTGAAACGGGCACCTTGGCCCAGCTGGCTGGCGGTGAAGTAACCATTAGCTCCGGAGATTCCGTACTGCTGGCAACGGCGACGGCCTCCAAAAAACCCCGCGAAGGGATCGATTTCTTCCCCCTTAGCGTTGACTTTGAGGAAAAACTCTATGCGGCTGGCCGCATTCCAGGGTCCTTCTTCCGGCGAGAGGGACGCCCTTCTGAAGGGGCGATTCTGACAGCTCGCCTGACCGACAGATCGTTGCGCCCTCTCTTCCCCAAGGGCATGCGCAACGAAGTGCAGGTCATCATCACCGCCTTGAGCTCCGACGGGGAAAACCTGTTGGATGTGTTGGCTATCAACGGAGCCTCCTGCGCGATGACCATCAGCAATGTCCCGTGGAATGGCCCGGTTGGTGCGGTTCGAGTCGGCTATATCGACGGCGAACTGGTTCTCAACCCCACCGCCTCCGAGATGAAAAACAGCACGATGGACTTGCGCGTCACCGGCACCGAAGACGCCATTCTGATGGTCGAGTCGGGTTCTGACGAAGTGCCCGAGGAACTGATCGTAGAGGCGCTGCGCTTCGCCCACGAGGGCATGCAGGACATCATCCAGATGCAAAATCGCATGCGGGATGACATCGGCAAAGCCAAATTCAGCTTCGAGGTTCCAGAGAGCAATACCGAACTGTTCGAGACTGTTGGGTCGCAGGTTGGTAGCCGGATGGAAGAGATATTGACTGGTGGCTATCTCAAGGAAGAACGCGGGGCCAAGCTGGGCGAGCTTCGCCTCGAGCTGGAAGAAACGCTGGGAGAGACCTACGAATCATCCGATATCGCCAAGGCATTTGATAGTCTGGTGAAGTTGGGCGTACGTGAATTGATTCTCAGCCAGGGGCTGCGACCGGACGGCCGCAAGAGCGACGAGATCCGATCGATCAGCTCGGCTGTAGGCATTCTGCCACGAACCCACGGCACCGGACTGTTTACCCGTGGTGAGACTCAGGTGTTGACCGTTGCCACCCTTGGCACGCCGCGGGAGGCCCAGGACCTGGACACCCTGGCGCCTGAGGATAGCAAACGCTATATTCACCACTATAACTTCCCGCCCTACTCAACAGGTGAGACCTGGTTCATGCGTGGACCCAAGCGCCGCGAGATTGGGCATGGTGCCCTGGCAGAACGGGCCTTGCTACCAATGATCCCGCCGCGGGAAGAATTCCCCTACACACTGCGTCTTGTGTCCGAATCGCTCAGTTCGAATGGTTCCACTTCCATGGCCTCGGTCTGCGGCAGCACCCTTGCCCTGATGGATGCCGGTGTGGCCATTCAGGCACCGGTTGCTGGTATCGCCATGGGGCTGATCAGCGATCAGGAAAACGGACGCTATGCGATCCTTTCCGATATTCAGGGTATGGAAGACCACCTGGGAGATATGGACTTCAAGGTGGCGGGCACCGAGCATGGCATTACTGCCCTGCAGATGGACATCAAGATTGCTGGCCTGACCACGGAAGTTATGGCAGAGGCCCTCGAGCAAGCTCGTCTGGGTCGTCTGTATATTCTGGGGAAGATGCTGGAAACCCTGCCCGAAGCCCGCGAGACGATGTCGCCATACGCACCGCGTATCATCACCCTGAAGATCGATCCAGAGAAGATCGGCAAGGTGATTGGACCCGGTGGCAAGATGATCCGGGCGCTTCAGGAAGAGTACGAGGTCAAAATCGACATCGACGATGACGGTCTGGTCTATGTGGCCGCTCCTGACGGCACCAAGATCCAGGGAGCAATTACCCAGATCGAGGCGCTGACCGAAGAGGCAGAGATCGGAAGGGTCTACACAGGCACGGTTGTCCGAACCGAGAATTACGGCGCCTTTGTGCAGATTTTGCCGGGCGTTGATGGCATGGTTCACATCTCGCAGCTTGCCGACTACCGTGCCCCGTCCGTTGAGGATGTGGTCAAGGTAGGTGATGAGGTCATGGTCATGGTGATCGACATCGATCCCTCCGGCAAGATCAAGCTGAGTCGCCAGGCGGTACTTGAGGGTTGGACGGCCGAGGAAGCTCGCCAGCGCGACCGTAAGGGTAGCTCCCGGGGTCGCTCTCGCTCTTCCGGCGGCGGCTATTCAGACTCCGGAAGGGGCTCGCAAGGAGATCGGCGCCCTCGCCGTCGTTAG
- the lepB gene encoding signal peptidase I, producing MSEDRERNAGPVGLNQEFEAASKESEDYSFGGNYELPEEPVTDEKIRASRPSRLRTTGYLVREIAETVVPAIIIALLIHVFLAQATRVYGQSMEPNLHTDMRLVVEKISYRLHGPDRGDIVVLRLRPGEELLIKRVIGLPGDEVAIHDGDVFINGEPLDEPYLNQETRGNLASRVVPPLHAFVMGDNRRASNDSRSFGPVHLDNIIGRAWFAYWPPDVVGSLD from the coding sequence ATGAGCGAAGACAGAGAACGTAATGCCGGGCCGGTTGGCCTGAACCAGGAATTTGAGGCTGCCAGCAAAGAATCGGAGGACTATTCCTTCGGCGGTAACTACGAGTTGCCCGAAGAGCCCGTCACCGACGAAAAGATCCGGGCGAGTAGGCCCAGCAGGTTGCGAACAACCGGATACCTTGTCCGGGAGATAGCTGAAACTGTGGTGCCTGCCATCATCATCGCGCTGCTGATCCATGTTTTTCTTGCGCAGGCGACCCGGGTGTATGGGCAGAGTATGGAGCCCAATCTCCATACAGACATGCGGCTTGTCGTAGAGAAGATCTCCTACCGGTTGCATGGACCGGATCGGGGTGACATCGTAGTGCTCCGGCTTCGCCCGGGGGAAGAATTGTTGATCAAGCGGGTCATTGGGTTGCCGGGTGATGAGGTGGCGATTCATGATGGTGACGTTTTCATCAACGGTGAGCCCCTGGATGAACCCTATCTGAATCAAGAGACCCGCGGCAATCTGGCGTCGCGCGTCGTACCTCCGTTGCATGCATTTGTCATGGGAGACAACAGGCGTGCCAGCAACGATAGCCGGTCGTTTGGACCGGTGCACCTGGATAACATCATCGGGCGAGCCTGGTTTGCTTACTGGCCGCCTGACGTCGTCGGGTCACTGGATTGA